In Prosthecochloris sp. GSB1, the following proteins share a genomic window:
- a CDS encoding class I SAM-dependent methyltransferase: MTERKKNEWYAEWFNHPLYLKVYSHRNEKEARNCVDTVLDRTHLANVSPSEVQVLDIACGAGRHALEFARRGYGTTANDLSPFLLGLARKQAEKENLVLECTLRDMRRINGKKNYDLVVQLFSSFGYFENPEDDRLVLRNVHKALARGGWYVLDLINPRHLEKNLRPSSQKTVGELEIAEKRRIENGRVCKRITITSAEDELTFEESVRLFDRKTIREMLESSGFSVMAVLGDYAGNAYDESNSPRMLVFARKR, encoded by the coding sequence ATGACGGAAAGGAAAAAAAACGAATGGTACGCGGAATGGTTCAACCACCCGCTCTATCTGAAAGTATACAGCCACAGGAACGAGAAAGAGGCGAGAAACTGCGTCGACACCGTTCTCGACCGGACACATCTGGCGAACGTCTCCCCGTCCGAGGTGCAGGTTCTGGATATCGCCTGCGGAGCGGGCCGACATGCGCTCGAATTCGCGCGGCGAGGCTACGGCACCACAGCGAACGACCTTTCACCGTTTCTGCTCGGACTCGCCAGGAAACAGGCGGAAAAGGAAAACCTCGTGCTCGAATGCACGCTGAGGGACATGCGCCGCATAAACGGAAAAAAAAACTATGATCTCGTCGTCCAGCTCTTTTCGAGCTTCGGCTATTTCGAAAACCCCGAAGACGACCGCCTCGTGCTCCGAAACGTCCACAAAGCGCTCGCAAGAGGCGGATGGTACGTTCTGGACCTGATCAACCCCCGACACCTCGAAAAAAATCTCAGACCGTCATCGCAAAAGACCGTTGGTGAACTTGAAATCGCAGAAAAACGCCGGATAGAGAACGGCAGGGTTTGCAAGCGCATAACGATCACTTCGGCCGAGGACGAACTCACCTTCGAGGAATCAGTACGCCTTTTCGATCGGAAGACGATCCGGGAAATGCTCGAATCCTCGGGTTTTTCAGTTATGGCCGTGCTGGGTGACTATGCTGGAAACGCCTACGACGAATCGAATTCGCCGAGAATGCTCGTCTTCGCCCGAAAAAGGTGA
- a CDS encoding DUF294 nucleotidyltransferase-like domain-containing protein, which yields MPAATPSNTIVERVAADLVKYPPFDRLEPGVLHDLASSVSLAYHEEGEIIFGKGDALREHAFMVMKGAVRLFDTIDGKEVLVDLCDEGDIFGVRAIFARHDYVLSAQVAEESLLFEIPVGSIRSLLETSPGVSLFFAGAFARSVEEIEHTLSEACNVTGRSAGDQSCRHFLENETLEVKPVTSVISCSPDISIQEAARIMSEHNIGSIMVVSPENHPLGIITDTDLRKKVVALPGSIKEGPVSDIMSSPVYTITGGKTIADMVMLMVKTKLRHFCVTSDGTPESPVVGIISEHDIITSEGNNPAVIMKAIMQADGPDQLREQRDKAESLLQVYIEQEVALHFISNIITEINDAIITRALDFSLAELAEEDGKEPPAVEFCWLSLGSEGRKEQLLRTDQDNAILYRDPPPEEADAVHAYYLSLGRKVTDILQHCGFVKCPADVMASNPVWCQPITVWKGYFSKWIATPEPKAVMHSTIFFDFRPVYGQAKLAGELKQEIFSLVSKNRGFLEFFAKNALQNPPPLSFFRNFLVEKSRDHANEFDIKARAMMPLSDAARVLAYELKIPEYFSTSERFKRLGGLMPGMKELAEEAASGYEFLMRLRAVNGLANDSSGRYIKPESLNKIQRQTLRNVFSTIEKIQKTLNLRFQLDYIRD from the coding sequence ATGCCTGCAGCCACACCTTCAAACACCATCGTCGAAAGGGTCGCGGCCGATCTGGTGAAGTATCCTCCTTTCGATAGGCTCGAACCCGGCGTCCTGCACGATCTCGCATCCTCGGTTTCGCTCGCGTACCACGAAGAGGGCGAAATCATCTTCGGCAAGGGCGACGCTCTCCGGGAGCATGCCTTCATGGTCATGAAGGGCGCGGTGCGGCTTTTCGACACTATCGACGGCAAGGAGGTGCTCGTCGATCTCTGCGACGAGGGTGACATTTTCGGCGTCCGGGCGATTTTCGCCAGGCACGACTATGTGCTTTCGGCGCAGGTCGCAGAGGAAAGCCTGCTTTTCGAGATACCTGTCGGCAGCATCAGGAGCCTGCTCGAAACCAGTCCGGGCGTTTCGCTTTTTTTCGCAGGCGCTTTCGCGCGAAGCGTCGAGGAGATCGAGCATACCCTTTCAGAGGCGTGCAATGTTACCGGACGCAGCGCCGGGGATCAGTCCTGCAGGCACTTTCTCGAAAACGAAACGCTCGAGGTCAAGCCGGTAACCTCGGTCATTTCCTGTTCTCCTGACATCTCCATCCAGGAAGCGGCAAGGATCATGTCCGAGCACAATATCGGCTCCATCATGGTGGTGTCTCCGGAAAACCATCCTCTCGGCATAATCACCGATACGGATCTGAGAAAAAAAGTCGTCGCGCTTCCCGGTTCCATAAAGGAAGGCCCCGTGAGCGATATCATGAGTTCTCCGGTCTATACCATCACCGGCGGGAAAACCATCGCGGACATGGTGATGCTGATGGTAAAGACCAAGCTGAGGCATTTTTGCGTGACCAGCGACGGCACTCCGGAAAGTCCCGTTGTCGGTATCATTTCCGAGCACGATATCATCACTTCCGAGGGCAACAACCCGGCGGTCATCATGAAAGCCATCATGCAGGCGGACGGGCCGGATCAGCTCAGGGAGCAGCGGGACAAGGCGGAAAGCCTGCTGCAGGTCTACATCGAGCAGGAAGTCGCCCTGCACTTCATTTCCAATATCATCACCGAGATCAACGACGCCATCATTACGAGGGCGCTCGACTTTTCTCTCGCCGAGCTCGCCGAAGAGGACGGAAAGGAGCCGCCAGCCGTCGAATTCTGCTGGCTTTCCCTGGGGAGCGAAGGGCGCAAGGAGCAGCTGCTGCGCACCGACCAGGACAACGCCATACTCTACAGGGACCCGCCGCCTGAAGAGGCGGACGCGGTGCACGCCTATTATCTCTCGCTCGGCAGGAAAGTGACAGATATTCTTCAGCATTGCGGTTTTGTGAAGTGTCCCGCCGACGTCATGGCGAGCAATCCGGTATGGTGCCAGCCGATAACCGTCTGGAAAGGCTATTTTTCAAAATGGATCGCCACGCCGGAGCCGAAAGCCGTGATGCATTCGACGATTTTCTTCGATTTCAGGCCGGTCTACGGTCAGGCGAAGCTTGCCGGGGAACTGAAGCAGGAAATCTTCAGCCTGGTTTCGAAGAACCGGGGCTTTCTCGAGTTTTTCGCGAAAAACGCCCTGCAGAACCCGCCTCCGCTGAGCTTTTTCAGAAACTTTCTCGTCGAGAAAAGCCGTGACCACGCCAACGAATTCGACATAAAGGCGCGGGCCATGATGCCGCTTTCGGATGCGGCGAGGGTGCTGGCATACGAGCTGAAAATCCCCGAGTACTTCAGTACGTCCGAACGTTTCAAGCGTTTGGGGGGCCTGATGCCAGGAATGAAGGAGCTTGCCGAAGAAGCCGCCTCGGGCTACGAGTTTCTCATGCGGCTGCGGGCGGTCAACGGACTGGCGAACGACTCCTCGGGCCGTTACATCAAGCCCGAATCCCTCAACAAGATTCAGCGTCAGACGCTGCGCAACGTCTTTTCCACCATCGAAAAGATTCAGAAAACGCTTAACCTGAGATTCCAGCTCGATTATATCCGTGATTAA
- a CDS encoding 3'-5' exonuclease, with amino-acid sequence MINALAKTVVRRRCRQGKLPAEACSYIGAFSGPRYLDRPVDEIRFVVFDTETTGFSQTKDSVISIGAVAMESGVINVADSYEVLIRRDDIGNRDVVTIHGLLRRDLSQGMDEEEAVRGFLSYVGNSVLVAQHAGFDIMMMNAMLKRLYGFELFNEVVDTASLAKRLEKGPYYNLAHKGGEYRLDHLLERYGIRLYDRHTSAGDALLTARLFQLLLVRARRAGIEKLRELLLK; translated from the coding sequence GTGATTAACGCGCTTGCGAAAACCGTCGTCCGCCGTCGCTGCCGTCAGGGAAAGCTCCCGGCCGAGGCTTGCTCCTATATCGGGGCCTTCTCCGGCCCCAGGTATCTCGACAGACCTGTCGACGAGATACGGTTCGTGGTTTTCGATACCGAAACCACCGGTTTCAGCCAGACGAAGGATTCGGTCATTTCGATCGGCGCGGTCGCGATGGAGTCCGGCGTCATAAACGTCGCGGATTCCTACGAAGTGCTTATCCGGCGAGACGATATCGGGAACAGGGATGTCGTGACCATACACGGCCTGCTTCGCCGTGATCTCAGTCAGGGGATGGATGAGGAGGAGGCCGTCAGGGGATTTTTGAGCTATGTCGGCAACAGCGTGCTCGTCGCCCAGCACGCCGGTTTCGATATCATGATGATGAACGCCATGCTGAAGAGGCTCTACGGATTCGAACTGTTCAACGAGGTAGTCGATACGGCGAGCCTGGCCAAGAGGCTGGAAAAAGGACCCTATTACAATCTTGCGCACAAAGGGGGCGAGTATCGTCTTGATCATCTGCTCGAACGCTACGGGATAAGGCTCTACGACCGACACACCTCCGCGGGGGACGCGTTGCTTACCGCTCGGCTCTTTCAGCTTCTGCTTGTCAGGGCGCGCCGCGCGGGAATCGAAAAACTCAGGGAGCTTCTCCTGAAATGA
- a CDS encoding ParA family protein, with the protein MKTIALYSIKGGVGKTASAVNLAYLSSLSAPPTLICDLDPQGASSFYFRIAPNKKFNSAKFLKGSKKIYKNIKGTDFPDLDLLPADFSYRNLDIELQEEKKPQKKLRNNMNELSTEYSHIFLDCPPNLTLLSESVFAAADIILVPLVPTTLSLRTYEQLRDFFREHKLDAGKIRAFFTMYERRKAMHREIVSEYGSKKHFLRQTIPYNAEVEKMGLYRAPLNAVHPGATASIAYRQLWEELLNER; encoded by the coding sequence ATGAAAACCATCGCACTCTACAGCATCAAGGGCGGCGTAGGCAAAACGGCCTCCGCCGTCAATCTCGCCTACCTTTCCTCACTTTCGGCTCCGCCAACGCTCATCTGCGATCTCGACCCGCAGGGTGCGAGCTCCTTTTACTTCCGGATAGCCCCCAACAAGAAATTCAACAGCGCGAAATTCCTGAAAGGGAGCAAGAAAATCTACAAGAACATCAAGGGAACTGACTTCCCCGACCTCGACCTGCTCCCGGCAGACTTTTCCTACCGGAATCTCGACATTGAACTCCAGGAAGAAAAAAAACCGCAAAAGAAGCTCCGGAACAACATGAACGAGCTCAGCACGGAATATTCCCATATCTTCCTCGACTGTCCGCCCAACCTGACACTGCTCTCTGAAAGCGTTTTCGCCGCTGCGGATATCATCCTCGTCCCGCTCGTGCCCACCACGCTCTCGCTGCGAACCTACGAACAGCTCCGGGATTTTTTCCGTGAACACAAGCTCGACGCAGGCAAGATCCGGGCATTCTTCACCATGTACGAAAGAAGAAAAGCGATGCACAGGGAAATCGTTTCGGAATACGGCTCGAAAAAACATTTTCTTCGCCAGACGATTCCCTACAACGCCGAGGTCGAGAAAATGGGGCTCTATCGGGCTCCGCTCAACGCCGTCCATCCCGGAGCCACGGCGTCGATTGCCTACAGGCAGCTCTGGGAAGAGTTGCTCAACGAACGCTGA
- a CDS encoding ParA family protein, whose amino-acid sequence MIIVVSNHKGGVGKTTSAVNIGAAMARMGEKILLVDLDPQANLSRSLGVQEPETTIYEALRGTGKLTPVEHEKNLHLVPSSLDLSAAEIELSFETGREYILSELLEPMRKKYDRIIIDCPPSLGLLTINAFAAGDLVFIPIQAEFLALDGLTKLLEVIEKVRKRINNRLDIAGIFVTQYDSRKILNRDVVAAINRHFRDKALQSKIRNNVSLAEAPGAGSHIFSYNARSNGAEDYTALAKEIIKVVKKRK is encoded by the coding sequence ATGATCATCGTCGTCTCGAACCACAAGGGCGGTGTCGGCAAAACGACATCGGCCGTCAACATTGGCGCGGCAATGGCCCGCATGGGGGAAAAAATCCTCCTCGTGGACCTGGACCCCCAGGCGAACCTGAGCCGATCGCTCGGCGTCCAGGAACCGGAAACGACCATATACGAGGCCCTGCGCGGCACCGGCAAACTCACCCCGGTGGAACACGAAAAAAATCTCCACCTCGTCCCATCCTCGCTCGACCTCAGCGCCGCGGAAATCGAACTCAGCTTCGAGACGGGCCGGGAGTATATCCTGAGCGAACTGCTCGAACCGATGCGGAAGAAATACGACCGCATCATCATCGACTGCCCCCCTTCGCTCGGCCTGCTCACCATCAACGCTTTCGCGGCCGGCGACCTGGTATTCATTCCCATACAAGCAGAATTCCTGGCGCTGGACGGCCTCACCAAACTCCTCGAGGTGATAGAAAAAGTCCGCAAAAGGATAAACAACCGGCTTGATATCGCGGGCATATTCGTCACGCAGTACGACAGCAGAAAAATCCTCAACCGCGATGTCGTGGCGGCCATAAACAGGCATTTCAGGGACAAGGCGCTGCAATCGAAAATCCGCAATAACGTCTCGCTCGCCGAGGCGCCTGGCGCAGGATCCCACATTTTCAGCTACAACGCCCGGTCGAACGGCGCGGAAGACTATACCGCCCTGGCGAAGGAAATCATAAAAGTCGTAAAGAAAAGAAAGTAA
- a CDS encoding CHAD domain-containing protein: MPPHLEPRYFRLSKNTDTAEFPSCLESPYTFEAQTSKKQTLHCYDTFDWKAWNKKTAVVQKSGQLSCVNLETGEETSRCGFRRNPLHFLPCEITDASCRKTLERISRLRAFLRLCTVETRISAWKVLDDNRKTVAFLELTEMLPGNSVPGDPPAATVSLLPVRGYHQPVETLAERLGPDTGLGRSMRYRDMFAALLERSERQPGSYSSKTHVRLVPNDSIHRSARQLLLATLNVMRANEPWLSRNIDTEFLHDYRVAIRRTRSILAQLKGIFPPGEIERFKKEFRDLGKRTNDLRDQDVHLLEANRFRTLLPENLREPLEPFFSDLRYQHRIELKKFSRYLKTGPYRTMLEEWSAFLEADAPGENESTPNAQQKTATVAVETIRKAWKKVLRHGRDIGCEASDAELHALRLDCKKLRYLLEFFASIFPEKVLGPVVRQMKTLQDNLGVFVDLSVQQEYLHNHLKDAGDRQHAALPAASIGGLITALHHERETVRETFHDTFDRFDSPETEAHFQKLLNYHG; the protein is encoded by the coding sequence ATGCCCCCACATCTCGAACCGCGATATTTCAGATTATCGAAAAACACCGATACCGCGGAGTTCCCCTCCTGCCTGGAAAGCCCTTACACGTTCGAGGCGCAGACATCGAAGAAACAGACGCTACACTGCTACGACACGTTCGACTGGAAAGCGTGGAACAAAAAGACCGCCGTCGTCCAGAAAAGCGGGCAGCTTTCCTGCGTGAACCTCGAAACGGGAGAAGAAACTTCCCGATGCGGCTTCCGCAGGAATCCGCTCCATTTTCTTCCGTGTGAAATAACCGACGCCTCGTGCCGCAAAACCCTGGAAAGAATCTCCCGGCTCAGGGCCTTCCTGCGGCTTTGCACCGTCGAGACAAGAATCAGCGCATGGAAGGTGCTCGACGACAACCGAAAAACCGTTGCATTCCTCGAACTGACGGAAATGCTTCCGGGAAACAGTGTTCCTGGCGATCCCCCGGCCGCGACCGTCTCGCTCCTGCCCGTAAGGGGTTACCATCAACCGGTCGAAACACTTGCGGAGCGTCTCGGCCCGGACACCGGGCTTGGCCGGAGCATGCGTTACCGGGACATGTTCGCCGCACTGCTTGAACGATCCGAACGCCAACCGGGTTCATACTCTTCAAAAACCCACGTGCGCCTGGTTCCGAACGACAGCATCCACCGTTCAGCGCGGCAACTGCTATTGGCGACGCTCAACGTCATGCGCGCCAACGAACCATGGCTTTCGCGCAACATCGACACCGAATTCCTGCACGATTACAGGGTGGCTATCAGGAGAACCCGGTCGATTCTCGCCCAGCTCAAAGGCATCTTTCCTCCCGGCGAGATCGAACGCTTCAAGAAGGAGTTCCGGGATCTCGGAAAACGAACGAACGATCTTCGGGATCAGGATGTCCACCTTCTCGAGGCGAACCGCTTCAGAACCCTCCTGCCGGAAAACCTTCGCGAACCGCTGGAACCTTTTTTCAGCGATCTGCGCTATCAGCACCGGATCGAACTGAAAAAGTTTTCACGTTATCTGAAAACCGGCCCTTACCGCACAATGCTTGAAGAGTGGAGCGCTTTTCTCGAGGCTGACGCGCCTGGCGAGAACGAATCAACGCCGAACGCGCAACAGAAAACCGCAACGGTCGCCGTCGAAACCATACGAAAAGCATGGAAAAAAGTGCTGCGCCACGGCAGGGACATCGGCTGTGAAGCTTCCGATGCCGAACTCCACGCGCTCAGGCTCGACTGCAAGAAACTGCGCTACCTGCTTGAATTCTTCGCTTCAATCTTTCCCGAAAAGGTGCTGGGACCGGTCGTCCGCCAGATGAAAACCCTGCAGGACAATCTCGGCGTGTTCGTCGATCTTTCGGTACAGCAGGAGTATCTGCACAACCATCTGAAAGATGCCGGAGACAGGCAACATGCAGCGCTGCCCGCCGCTTCCATCGGCGGGCTCATAACCGCCCTGCACCACGAAAGGGAAACGGTGCGCGAAACCTTTCACGACACTTTCGACCGTTTCGACAGTCCAGAAACGGAGGCGCATTTTCAGAAGCTGCTCAACTATCACGGCTGA
- a CDS encoding SDR family oxidoreductase yields MRKKVLVTGATGFIGSRLVRKLLSEGNEVFALVRKSSNRALFSDVADKLHFAEGDVTDPASLGEAFRGMDQVYHSAGYTYMGGESGKDALLDAINVDGTRNVMRAASESGVGRVVHVSSITAMGFSRNPRKPLDETCSWNFSDLGLHYAETKHLAEKEVLKAIEKGLDCVIVNPAFVFGAGDVNFNAGRLIKDVYRKKMPFYPLGGICVVDVEIVVETIISAMERGRTGERYIIGGENLPYRRLADIIASVTGAPKIRIPLPYVLAVPLHAFLKTMPAGGKVSRLFNLTMFRVASEFLYFNSEKAVRELGMRREPIRESISRAFNWYRKRGLL; encoded by the coding sequence GTGCGTAAAAAGGTTCTTGTTACCGGTGCGACCGGTTTTATTGGCTCACGCCTGGTGAGAAAACTGCTCTCGGAAGGGAATGAGGTTTTTGCCCTTGTCAGAAAAAGCTCCAATAGGGCACTTTTTTCGGATGTGGCGGACAAACTGCATTTCGCCGAAGGCGATGTGACCGACCCGGCATCGCTCGGGGAGGCTTTCCGCGGAATGGACCAGGTGTACCATTCCGCGGGCTATACCTACATGGGGGGCGAAAGCGGCAAGGACGCCCTGCTCGACGCCATAAACGTCGACGGCACCCGGAACGTGATGCGGGCCGCTTCGGAGTCGGGCGTCGGGAGGGTCGTGCACGTCAGTTCCATTACCGCCATGGGATTTTCCCGCAATCCCCGAAAACCGCTTGACGAGACCTGCTCCTGGAATTTCAGCGATCTCGGCCTTCATTACGCCGAAACCAAGCATCTTGCGGAGAAAGAGGTCCTGAAAGCCATCGAAAAGGGGCTCGACTGCGTTATCGTCAACCCGGCCTTCGTTTTCGGCGCCGGCGACGTGAATTTCAACGCAGGACGCCTCATCAAGGATGTCTACCGGAAGAAAATGCCGTTCTATCCTCTCGGCGGCATTTGTGTCGTGGATGTGGAGATCGTCGTTGAAACCATTATCAGCGCGATGGAGCGAGGCCGTACCGGCGAACGCTATATCATCGGAGGTGAAAACCTCCCGTACCGCCGACTCGCCGACATCATTGCCAGCGTTACCGGGGCGCCGAAAATCAGGATTCCGTTGCCTTACGTGCTGGCGGTTCCCCTGCACGCGTTTCTGAAAACGATGCCCGCAGGCGGGAAGGTGTCCAGGCTTTTCAACCTGACAATGTTCAGGGTTGCTTCGGAGTTTTTATATTTCAACTCGGAGAAGGCCGTTCGCGAACTCGGCATGAGACGCGAACCGATACGGGAAAGCATCTCGAGGGCGTTCAACTGGTACAGGAAAAGGGGCCTGCTCTGA
- a CDS encoding alpha/beta hydrolase has product MPETRLVGTSLSGRYLVREPAGKGPFRLLAGFHGYGQLAEDELVLLEALAESQDWLCCSIEALHPFYNRRGTIGASWMARRDRARMIGENVRYIDAVMAAISSRYPLDGTVVYHGFSHGATMAARAAILGKKDATAVMLLCGKLPPEQMNLGPLRLVHFARGNSDRLYKLKEFEEDRKKLKASGVPCIGFSFRGGHASTKAYVEAASAFLKRL; this is encoded by the coding sequence ATGCCAGAAACAAGACTCGTCGGCACATCCCTTTCGGGGCGTTACCTTGTTCGCGAACCAGCGGGAAAAGGCCCATTCCGTCTTCTCGCGGGCTTCCACGGCTACGGCCAGCTTGCCGAGGACGAACTCGTCCTGCTCGAAGCCCTGGCCGAAAGCCAGGACTGGCTCTGCTGTTCGATAGAGGCCTTGCATCCGTTCTACAACCGAAGAGGAACGATCGGCGCGAGCTGGATGGCACGCAGGGACCGCGCGCGCATGATCGGCGAAAATGTACGCTACATCGACGCGGTCATGGCCGCCATCAGCAGCCGCTACCCTCTCGACGGCACCGTTGTCTATCACGGGTTCTCGCACGGCGCGACCATGGCTGCGCGCGCGGCGATTCTCGGCAAGAAGGATGCGACGGCCGTCATGCTCCTTTGCGGCAAGCTCCCCCCGGAACAGATGAACCTTGGCCCACTGCGTCTGGTGCACTTCGCGCGCGGCAACAGCGACCGCCTCTACAAGCTGAAGGAATTCGAAGAAGACAGAAAAAAACTCAAGGCATCGGGAGTTCCCTGCATCGGCTTCAGCTTCCGCGGCGGCCATGCCTCCACGAAAGCCTATGTCGAAGCCGCTTCGGCATTTCTGAAAAGGCTGTGA
- a CDS encoding radical SAM protein yields the protein MGSPAHNAPRLKQYPSGKIGSKIVHSVDRNPYPIIYVDLTHRCNYDCNYCYNPVRTVPDMSLDYFREVCRRLPNRVAFRFMGGEPTLHPQFLEFVTTAYEHHHMVSFVSNGALFADPAFAKALKDTKVPVIATISMNGGRNNEWYRFIDNGDVAEEKLAALRNLTDAGFTRIAITAIIVRGVNEGVVPELMELADQFKSVRYVHYRSVGKVGRYVDTEPYDLQELKKLVDSYLPRDENFERKVKFDGLDATPGNRCFGCMGCYEYQQNQKIEICLIDFAKPDTFTCWKRGKLIEDTFQIETFFENMVQFSSYLENEYPEYNLKLEAGSF from the coding sequence ATGGGATCCCCGGCACATAACGCACCCAGGTTGAAGCAGTATCCATCAGGGAAAATAGGTTCGAAAATAGTGCACAGCGTCGATCGGAATCCGTATCCGATCATCTACGTGGACCTGACGCATCGCTGCAATTACGACTGCAACTACTGCTACAACCCTGTCAGGACGGTTCCGGACATGTCACTGGACTATTTCAGGGAGGTATGCCGCCGTCTGCCCAACCGCGTCGCTTTCAGGTTCATGGGAGGCGAGCCGACGCTGCATCCGCAGTTTCTCGAGTTTGTCACGACAGCCTACGAACACCATCACATGGTTTCCTTTGTTTCCAACGGCGCCCTGTTCGCGGACCCCGCATTTGCAAAGGCGCTGAAGGATACCAAGGTGCCGGTTATCGCGACCATTTCGATGAACGGCGGCAGGAACAACGAATGGTACCGGTTTATCGACAACGGCGATGTGGCCGAAGAAAAGCTTGCGGCCCTTAGAAACCTTACCGACGCTGGTTTCACGCGCATCGCCATCACGGCGATCATTGTCCGCGGGGTGAACGAAGGCGTCGTGCCGGAGCTTATGGAGCTGGCCGATCAGTTCAAAAGCGTCCGCTACGTGCATTACCGGTCGGTGGGCAAGGTGGGCAGATATGTCGACACCGAGCCTTACGACCTGCAGGAATTGAAAAAGCTCGTCGACAGTTACCTGCCCCGCGACGAGAACTTCGAGCGCAAGGTGAAATTCGACGGTCTTGACGCAACGCCCGGTAACCGCTGTTTCGGCTGCATGGGCTGTTACGAGTACCAGCAGAATCAAAAAATCGAAATCTGCCTGATAGATTTCGCCAAGCCCGATACCTTCACTTGCTGGAAGCGCGGAAAACTGATCGAGGATACTTTTCAGATCGAGACATTTTTCGAGAACATGGTGCAGTTTTCCTCCTATCTCGAAAACGAGTATCCCGAATACAATCTCAAGCTGGAAGCGGGGAGCTTCTGA
- a CDS encoding BMP family lipoprotein: MKYLLTGVLLLFLSACASQGDSGGASGNMTVGMVFDVGGRGDKSFNDAAYSGLERARDSLGVDIVSIEPSGEGADRDAALRQLAADPDVSLIFGVGLLFSEDIAAIAREYPAKRFVCIDYLAPAEGSIPENLSGIVFEERKGSFLAGAIAGLVTRTGTVGFIGGMESSIIKRFEEGFSAGARYVKPDITIIPAYIGMTGSAFTNPAKGKELALGQYGRGADIIYQAAGASGIGVVEAAREKGRLVIGTDRDQEYLAPGHVLTSVIKAIDLTVYSTVEQVLEGSFDGGRTTVFGLEGRYTDYVYNRKNEALMSPSVHARVEGIREKLISGELEVE; encoded by the coding sequence ATGAAATATCTGCTTACCGGCGTTCTGCTGTTATTTCTCTCCGCCTGCGCCTCCCAGGGAGATTCCGGGGGAGCGTCAGGAAACATGACCGTCGGCATGGTTTTCGACGTGGGCGGCAGGGGAGACAAGTCGTTCAACGATGCGGCTTACAGCGGACTGGAGAGGGCGCGCGATTCTCTTGGCGTGGATATCGTCTCTATAGAGCCTTCAGGAGAAGGCGCGGACAGGGACGCCGCTCTCCGGCAGCTTGCGGCCGATCCTGACGTTTCGCTCATTTTCGGTGTCGGCCTGCTTTTCAGCGAGGATATTGCAGCCATCGCCCGTGAGTATCCCGCAAAGCGTTTTGTCTGCATCGACTATCTGGCTCCCGCCGAAGGTTCGATTCCAGAAAACCTTTCCGGAATCGTTTTCGAAGAAAGGAAAGGCTCGTTTCTCGCCGGGGCGATCGCCGGACTCGTGACCCGAACCGGCACGGTCGGTTTCATCGGCGGCATGGAATCGAGTATCATCAAGCGTTTCGAGGAGGGTTTTTCGGCCGGAGCAAGGTACGTCAAGCCTGATATCACGATTATTCCCGCCTATATCGGCATGACCGGGAGCGCGTTCACCAACCCCGCCAAGGGCAAGGAACTCGCGCTCGGACAGTACGGCAGAGGGGCGGATATCATCTATCAGGCGGCCGGAGCGAGCGGCATCGGCGTTGTGGAAGCCGCACGCGAAAAAGGCCGGCTTGTCATCGGCACCGACCGCGATCAGGAGTATCTCGCGCCCGGCCATGTGCTGACAAGCGTGATCAAGGCCATAGACCTGACGGTCTATTCGACGGTCGAGCAGGTGCTCGAAGGGTCGTTCGACGGGGGCAGAACGACTGTTTTCGGACTTGAAGGGCGCTATACCGATTATGTCTACAACCGGAAGAACGAGGCGCTGATGAGCCCTTCCGTGCATGCAAGGGTCGAGGGTATCCGCGAAAAACTCATTTCCGGAGAACTGGAGGTCGAATGA